Part of the Roseomonas sp. OT10 genome, ACAGGTCGGGGCGGATGCCCCGGGCCCGGTCCGCAACCTCGAACCCGTCCACCGATTCGCCGAGGTTCAGGTCCGCCACCAGCAGGGGGCGGGGGCACGCCATGCTGATCAGGCCGAGCGCCTCCTCCGGACTGCCGGCCGAACACGCCTGCCACCCGGAGATTTCGAAGATCGTCACCAGCGTGCTGCGGATCAGAGCTTCGTCGTCGATGATGATGACCTCGGACAACCTCCCGACTCCCCGGGCTTCCTGTGCCCTGTCTCAAGACCCGACCCTAGGGAATCGTTCCCTCGTTGAAACCGATTCTCACGAAGTCGGGATATCGCTCCGGTTGTTGTGAAGCCCGTCCGCATCGTCGGCGTCCAGCGCCAGCACGGCGAAGGTGGCCAGCCAGTGCTCGCCCATGTAGTCGCCGGACACGTGCGGCAGGCTGGCCTCCAGGTGGTCCCGCGCCGCCTCCAGCATGCGCGGCCGCCGCGGGTCCTCGGGGGACAGGGAGGTGGCCAAGCTCCGCCAGCACCACGCGCGGCTCAGGTTCAGCCCGTCCAGATGGGCGATCTTGCCGTCGCTGCGGTCGCTCACGGTGGCGGGGCGGAAGAGCGTGGCCGGCTCGCCCTCGGCCAGGCGGGGCAGGAAGCCGTCGAACCAGCGCGCGAAATCCGCGCCGTCCAGCAGGCGGCGCATGCACTCCGCCTCCATGAGCGCCGGGGAGAGGAAGTCGTCCCCGCCCGGCTCCCAGGCCTGGCAGCCGGCGTCGTCGCCGTACCAGGCCCGGGCCTTCTCCCGCAGCAGCCGGGCCAGGGCCGGGTCCCGTGCCGCCGCGTATTCCTGGGCCAGCGCCAGGGCGAAGGCGGTGCTGGTATGGGTACCCGTGCGGATCGGGTAGGTGGCGCGCGGCAGGAAATCGTGGAACCGGTCGGCGAAGGCCCGAGCCAGCGGGGCCAGCACGCGCCCCGGCCGCGGGTCCTCCCGCCGGTCCAGCTCCGCCGCCAGCATCAGCAGCCAGGCCCAGCCATAGGGCCGCTCGAAGCCGCGCGCGCCGGGACGGGCGAGGTAGGCGCACTCGGCCGCGACGTTGCCCTCGGTGAGCAGCTCGTCGAACAGCGTGGCGATCCGCGGCGCCGCGGACAGGCCGGGGAAGCGCCGCCGCAGCCGGGCCAGCAGCCACCAGGCATGGACGCAGGAGTGCCAGTCGAAGCTGCCGAAGAAGATCGGGTGCAGCGCCCGGGGCGTCCGCGCATCCTCCGGGCCGGCCAGCACGTGGTCCAGCTTATTGGGGTACTCGCGGGTGACGTGCCCCAGTGCGATCGCCGCGAATCGGTCGGCCAGGGCCTCGGTGAGTGCTGCGGTCATCATCGGCTTCCTTCCTCGCCCGTTCCTGCGTGCCGGTCGGCAAGATTCTCGTGACCACGCGGCGAATCGCTGTGCAAGCTCAAGGATTGACCGCATGGTGCGGCGGATCGTGTCCGTGGCCTGAGCCCGCGAGGCGCCCGGGCCGGTCGGCTTGGCTTCGGCCGCGGCCTCCGCCCCCGTTGGCCTGGACCGCCGACTGCGCTACGCGGCACGACGTGAAAGGGATCCCGCATGTCTAAGAAGTTCCTCACCGACGTCATCGTTCAGTCCAGCGATATGACGGGCGTGGCCGCGAACAAGCTGGCCACCGCCCTGATCGAGGCGATCAAGAACGAGATCATCAGCACCGGCCGCTTCTCCCTGCCGGAGTTCGGCTCCTTCTCGGTGCGCGAGACTCCGAAGCGGACCGCGCTGAACCCGCGCACCGGCGAGAAGGTCGCGGTCAAGGCCGGCGCCACCGTGAAGTTCAAGGCCAGCCCCGCCATGAAGGAGTCCGCCTTCGCCGGCCTGAAGAAGGCCAAGCGCAAGGCGGCGAAGACCCCCGC contains:
- a CDS encoding response regulator; amino-acid sequence: MSEVIIIDDEALIRSTLVTIFEISGWQACSAGSPEEALGLISMACPRPLLVADLNLGESVDGFEVADRARGIRPDLSVLYVSGEPERLTGLDLSCRERALTKPFRTEELLAAVRDLLPPPALPGA
- a CDS encoding HU family DNA-binding protein; this translates as MSKKFLTDVIVQSSDMTGVAANKLATALIEAIKNEIISTGRFSLPEFGSFSVRETPKRTALNPRTGEKVAVKAGATVKFKASPAMKESAFAGLKKAKRKAAKTPA
- a CDS encoding DUF2891 domain-containing protein, with translation MMTAALTEALADRFAAIALGHVTREYPNKLDHVLAGPEDARTPRALHPIFFGSFDWHSCVHAWWLLARLRRRFPGLSAAPRIATLFDELLTEGNVAAECAYLARPGARGFERPYGWAWLLMLAAELDRREDPRPGRVLAPLARAFADRFHDFLPRATYPIRTGTHTSTAFALALAQEYAAARDPALARLLREKARAWYGDDAGCQAWEPGGDDFLSPALMEAECMRRLLDGADFARWFDGFLPRLAEGEPATLFRPATVSDRSDGKIAHLDGLNLSRAWCWRSLATSLSPEDPRRPRMLEAARDHLEASLPHVSGDYMGEHWLATFAVLALDADDADGLHNNRSDIPTS